Proteins encoded together in one Plasmodium vivax chromosome 6, whole genome shotgun sequence window:
- a CDS encoding hypothetical protein, conserved (encoded by transcript PVX_111130A) yields the protein MRNYSVMDESKGFSNFALLYLYNALRCTLTQDAFESHEDEKYRKEISLVRHNLLRLRRNRADRNLWLFFEFDLLDLLVSATGEIEANLRNYDVGLLEMYNELRLSDFTFNRVANLELDICANHVFSVEEISLHLTVVPFLLEEADVTAQLYTREMRQALWKTLNFFNFCMLQINEHDMNIANMYQKEINVFLKVADKFDFISVNEENVMELHDEIHLKNKYGKKLLRNFFIFLKMFLFYQVVDEFEYFHYIEVVPIYIRTKKGTMKSRSYNMESVFYPLVEGVYKQDLKINEGILLIRILKQYSIESHTKLGYYYDSDFIYKAIIYESVLTSSSEPSSAQPGVKFEPLYSQNMDVTKRALPADEDLTLSLILLANTDTHVDVLLEQIHNFVFPKDIFLANRDSNRERIKILGSCIYTKESQPPIFQGFFSRGLSTYILFKILDLLKPDKKLLYLSIDKAEDAKNQIASEKIAERIMNVTQQLYEVLLLFERDAIINFDKLEHSDECDVCLLGYRGLYTLYVCIFIPILLSILVCYCIYRKKMGAQGSSAVRKIAVCPSQVKSIEPNIVPLQL from the exons ATGCGCAACTACAGCGTGATGGACGAATCCAAGGGCTTCTCGAACTTCGCCCTGCTCTACCTGTACAACGCATTGCGGTGCACCCTGACGCAAGACGCTTTCGAGTCACATGAAGATGAGAAGTACCGGAAGGAGATATCCCTCGTGCGGCACAACTTGCTGCGGTTGCGGCGGAACAGGGCGGACAGAAACTTGTGGCTGTTCTTCGAGTTCGACCTCCTGGATTTGCTGGTCTCCGCG ACGGGCGAAATCGAGGCGAACCTGAGGAACTACGACGTGGGGCTTCTCGAAATGTACAACGAGCTGCGGCTGTCCGACTTCACCTTCAACCGGGTGGCCAACCTGGAGCTGGACATCTGCGCCAACCACGTCTTCTCGGTGGAGGAGATTAGTTTGCACCTGACGGTGGTGCCTTTCCTGCTGGAGGAAGCAG ACGTAACCGCCCAGTTGTACACGCGGGAAATGCGGCAGGCCCTGTGGAAGACGCTCAACTTCTTCAACTTCTGCATGCTGCAAATCAACGAGCACGACATGAACATCGCCAACATGTaccaaaaggaaataaaCGTCTTCCTAAAAGTGGCCGACAAATTTGACTTCATATCGGTCAACGAAGAGAACGTCATGGAACTGCACGACGAGatccatttgaaaaataagtatgggaaaaaattgctccgaaattttttcattttcttaaaaatgtttttattttaccaagTCGTTGACGAATTTGAGTACTTCCACTATATAGAAGTGGTACCCATTTACATACGaacgaaaaaggggacaatGAAATCGAGGAGTTACAACATGGAGAGTGTCTTCTACCCCCTAGTGGAGGGGGTCTACAAGCAGGActtgaaaataaatgaagGGATTCTACTAATCCGCATTTTAAAACAGTACAGCATAGAGAGTCATACCAAACTGGGGTACTACTACGATTCTGATTTTATATACAAGGCAATCATTTACGAATCTGTGTTGACTTCCTCATCAGAACCATCCTCTGCTCAACCTGGTGTCAAATTTGAACCCCTTTATTCGCAGAACATGGACGTGACCAAACGGGCTCTGCCTGCTGATGAAGATCTAACGTTAAGCCTCATTCTGCTAGCCAATACGGACACCCATGTGGACGTTTTACTAGAACAgattcacaattttgtttttccaaagGATATCTTTCTAGCCAATCGGGACTCCAACAGAGAGAGAATAAAAATCCTAGGTTCTTGCATTTACACCAAAGAATCGCAGCCACCCATTTTTCAAGGCTTTTTTTCCAGGGGACTCAGCACCTACattttgttcaaaattttggacCTCTTAAAACCGGACAAGAAGCTCCTCTACCTCTCCATTGACAAGGCGGAGGACGCCAAGAACCAAATCGCCTCGGAGAAAATCGCCGAGAGAATCATGAACGTCACGCAGCAGCTGTACGaggtcctcctcctcttcgagCGAGAC gccATCATCAACTTTGACAAGCTCGAGCACAGCGACGAATGCGACGTGTGCCTGCTGGGCTACCGAGGGCTGTACACCCTGTACGTGTGTATTTTCATCCCGATTTTGCTCAGCATCCTCGTTTGCTACTGcatttacagaaaaaaaatgggcgcCCAAGGCAGCTCGGCTGTGCGGAAAATTGCCGTGTGCCCCAGCCAGGTGAAGTCCATTGAGCCGAACATAGTCCCGCTGCAGTTATAG